The following coding sequences lie in one Saccopteryx bilineata isolate mSacBil1 chromosome 5, mSacBil1_pri_phased_curated, whole genome shotgun sequence genomic window:
- the UTP3 gene encoding something about silencing protein 10, whose translation MVRRSRRRGAAQWAAVRAKAGRGPADEKDDDLELPPSPSDSSYYQDKVDDFHEARSRAILAKGWKEVESGDEEEDGDEEEEVLALDISDEDDEDNESAGDEEDDDDGSSVQSEAEASVDPSLSWGQRKKLYYDSDYGSKPRSRQSQQEIEEEEREEEEEAQLIQQRLAQALQEDDFGVTWVEAFAKPQVPQVDESETRVVKDLAKVSVKEKLKMLRKESPELLELIEDLKAKLTEMKDELEPLLQLVEQGIIPPGKGSQYLRTKYNLYMNYCSNISFYLILKARRVPAHGHPVIDRLVTYRTLINKLSVVDQKLSSEIRLLLSLKDGAGKKELNPKAKSTKAKPKSVSEAAASALTDLSDDSSFDKTVLKYYKEKEDRQNLKRKKENSTEEQALENKNAKRAITYQIAKNRGLTPRRKKIDRNPRVKHREKFRRAKIRRRGQVREVRREVQRYSGELSGIRAGVKKSIKLK comes from the coding sequence ATGGTGCGGAGATCCCGGCGCCGCGGAGCGGCCCAGTGGGCAGCTGTGCGAGCCAAGGCAGGTCGCGGCCCAGCAGATGAAAAGGACGACGATTTAGAATTGCCACCCTCACCAAGCGACTCCAGCTACTACCAAGATAAGGTAGATGATTTCCACGAGGCCCGATCTCGAGCCATCTTGGCTAAGGGCTGGAAGGAAGTAGAGAGTGGGGACGAAGAGGAGGATGGcgatgaggaggaggaagtgctAGCCCTGGATATTTCCGATGAGGACGATGAAGATAATGAGAGTGCCGGAGATGAGGAGGATGACGATGATGGGAGTTCCGTGCAGAGTGAGGCTGAGGCCTCTGTGGATCCCAGTTTGTCGTGGGGTCAAAGGAAAAAACTTTACTATGACTCGGATTATGGTTCCAAGCCCCGAAGCCGGCAGAGTCAGCAAGAaatagaggaagaggaaagagaggaggaggaggaggcacagCTCATTCAGCAGCGCCTAGCCCAAGCCCTGCAGGAGGATGATTTCGGGGTTACCTGGGTGGAGGCCTTTGCAAAACCTCAGGTGCCTCAGGTAGATGAGTCTGAGACACGGGTCGTGAAGGATTTGGCCAAAGTTTCGGTGAAAGAGAAGCTGAAGATGCTGAGGAAGGAATCTCCAGAGCTCTTGGAGCTAATAGAAGACCTGAAAGCTAAGTTGACAGAGATGAAAGATGAGCTGGAGCCATTGTTGCAATTGGTGGAGCAAGGGATCATTCCGCCTGGAAAAGGAAGCCAGTATCTGAGGACCAAGTACAACCTCTATATGAACTACTGCTCCAACATCAGTTTTTATTTGATCCTGAAAGCTAGGAGAGTCCCTGCACACGGACATCCTGTTATAGACAGGCTTGTTACCTACCGAACTTTGATCAACAAGCTGTCAGTTGTGGATCAGAAGCTGTCCTCTGAGATTCGTCTTCTACTCTCACTGAAGGATGGTGctggaaaaaaagaactaaatccaAAAGCAAAATCCACCAAAGCCAAACCAAAATCTGTTTCAGAAGCTGCTGCCTCTGCTCTTACAGATCTTTCTGACGATTCCAGTTTTGACAAAACTGTACTGaaatactataaagaaaaagaggacaggcaaaacttaaagagaaagaaagaaaatagtaccGAAGAACAggctcttgaaaataaaaatgcaaagagaGCCATTACCTATCAGATTGCTAAAAACAGGGGCCTTACACCTAGGAGAAAGAAGATTGATCGCAATCCCAGAGTGAAACACCGGGAGAAGTTCAGACGAGCCAAAATTCGCAGGAGAGGCCAGGTTCGTGAAGTTCGCAGAGAAGTGCAGCGTTATAGTGGTGAACTATCTGGAATCCGCGCAGGAGTTAAAAAGAGCATTAAGCTTAAGTAA